The Ptychodera flava strain L36383 chromosome 3, AS_Pfla_20210202, whole genome shotgun sequence region acacgattggaactaatttgggataatttgattttctatttttttaaatttcttaaaagtgttaggtgccagatAGCTGAAGTTGCATAATACCAATTGCTCATGAAAACAGgtatgtaatgtaaaaagaaaagcagatgagattacatttgtagattaaatcggcattacttcaccatccaattatccctaattagttccaatcgtgataGTACAaaagtttgcacagtgacccctgattctTATTCTTGCGTTGGTAGGAGAATgttcgaaagtttcattgaggaaaaatttggtaaaagttgaagtctttcactttcgagggcATATTTCATTAAAGGTATTGCAAGGAGATATTTCAAGGGTCACACGGTATTTTACTTCTAACTTGACTCATACAATGATATTTTCCCTAACAAAGCTTGAGAATCTGGATTGACTTCTCAAATCttgtaaaaaataacatttgtatTAACAGTATATGAATCAATGTCAAGGATAACAATCGTGGTCAACATAAGAGGTATAAAGTACGTACACAGTCAGAGgtcgtcattttgtgtgatcAAGGCCAAAGGTCAACAGTGTAGCAAGACAATGTCAAAGGACAACAATGTCGAAGGAGATTCACAAAGGTCAACAATGGAAGAAGAGAATGACCTGAGTCAAAGGGTCAGGAAATCAGTACAAAATGTCAATAATGTTGGAATACAGCGCCAAGTTCAAACGTCTGACTACGCGAGTGGAAGGTCTTAGCTGTGACTCAAGTCCATCAATGTCCAAACTTTTGATAGGCAGAGCTTTTATTTGAGGTGGTAATTGTATAATCGAGAAGATCACCTGCCAGTCACGTGACTGACTGTGCTTCTAATAGTTATTACACTCGCTGGTCGCACAGCAGAAATTCTGCTCACCAACACCTCTTCCGTAACTTTATTGAACAAGATAAAACGACCGCCATAGTTTCCCTTTGCATGTTTAATGTACAGTTCGAACATTTACGTTACGATCGTCGCATCGGTGATAAGCCATGCGCCTGTGCGCATAATATGTTGAGCGTGTTAAACCAAACTGGGTTAATCATTCCAAGTAATGTTAGAGATAAAAATGAACAACGTTTATAAGTGCTTTATTGTAAAAGTGTGCTCTTGTTTCTTTATATAGTGAACTCATGTAGTTGCACAAATGTTTGTGGTAGCATCTATCCCTTGGTGTATACTTAAATTGCACACTTTTCATCATCACAACATTACTGAAAGgcggaaaataataataacatttcagctattgtccctttggATTGTAAATAGTGATTTGTACTTCAAGTGATTGACACAGTTATTTCTTGTGATTTGTGATCTCTTTTCTTTGAATTACTTGAAACTTCACACAAAAGCGGTCATTTGTAAAGGCTAAAATGTATTCTTTGAATTCCAAAGGTCAAGtgagaaattatatgtcaattaatATATTACTGACATGACATGTGGAGAAGGGTCACCGTTTTCACGAATAAAAATTAGGGAGGGCCACGCTTtctcttgcaaacacttttgaagggctaGGGTTACAATTGTTTGTGCAGCGTCCTTTTCAAAAACAAAGCCCTCCCCCCGTGTAATTTCTGTCAAATCCCAAATAGCCCCGCGATATGTAATATTACTGGACGAAAGCAGACTGTTGTTAAAATGGCTTTGATTGGCTAAAGCTGTAACAATCGCTAATACTGATTATGCAAAGTGGTCACGCGGCTCTGGTCTTGTTGCCCGGAGGTCTTCAATCGAGTTGCTAGTTTCTGTCAATTGTCACCATGGCAGGATCAATGTGGTTCCAAAGAGCGAAAGTTGTTTGTAGTGTTGGACTTTTCTTTTgctgtttgattttgttgtttcaTTTCCAAGAAATTGATCTGATGGAAACATCTCGAATAGTGTTCAGTTCAGCAATGACTGGATTATCGCCACCGAAAGAGCGTTCTGAGAAAGATTCAATTCATCAAAATCCTGGTTTGGAGAACAGATCAGCCGAACCAACAGAACAACCTGGGAGAGTGTCCAGTAATTTGGTAGGAACAAAAAGCTCAGACATGGTGTCCTCTTATAAAAGCATGAGTGACAAGCCTGACAAAAATTCCATCAAATATGACTGGAATGACAGCGATAATGCGGAACGGAAGAATAATGAAACATCCTATGACGCCCGGAAGAATATTTTGGATGAAAAAAACTCAGAAAAGGTACTTCAGTTGCAAATATAACCACTATAAGCATTCACTTCTTGAGGGAAATCGAAATCTACGTTTCATTTATACGACAAACGACACCTTCTAATTTAAAATCGGTTTCCAGAGTCTCTAATCTGTGTTTAAATATACTTCGGCGCATTGCCTGGATTACTATCACATAGCAGATGATTACGCATTTTGCTATTACCGATGAAATGTCGTCTAGCAATATGAGGACATAGTATGCATGGTAACATAACGGTTAGGATGATAAAATCTTATGGTTGCCATTACTCAGAACATTTTACGAGCAAAAATGATACTTTAGCAATTCTGTAGAAAAGAATATACACGTCATTAGAAACCGAAAGAAAAGCTAGAAATTCGAGGGTCGCATGACAAAACGTTTTCAAACCTTGGAAGGCGGGAACAATTGCATATTCTCTCATTGGCGAAAATTTAATGGCTTAACCCTGATTAGTTTTTGTATTCTCCTATATTTCAGAAGATGACATCACCAATAACTGTTCAACAAAGAGTATCGAAACGTCGCTACCTTCTGATCGTGCACCATGATTCTAACGGACCAAATGTCCAGTACGCTGCTTGGAGATCAGGAGTTGCATTTGCGTTACACTTCAACAGAACAGTCGTGGAGTTGATGTTCAGTGCTCACGGTAGCAACCAAAAGAGTCCCACAATACCGACTAGACACTACGTTAACGACACATATGACATCAAAAAACTACAAGAAGTCGTCGATTTTGCAACATTAGACGAGTTTAATCATGACTGTAACCATTCTGTACAAACGTTACTACTCAATCCATTGGATGATAACCATTACTCCcctgaaaaatatgaacaacaaaaacaatattaCAATGATCACTACCATGTCTCTCTGCCGGAAGTTAAACATCTTCCTAAGACTTCAAGCAATAGGATGAGGGCTCTTGAAAACTCAGCTTCATTAGAATGTGTTGCTGTCCACGAACCATTATTTTGGCGACCTCCACCTTACCCTAAACCAATCGCTGAAAAGTTGTCAAACGTACTCGATAAACAAGTTGTTCTAATTCCTCACATACGTAAAACGGCACAACAGATCTCGGAGAAGATATGTGACGGGAAACCATACGCTGCTGTCCACTGGCGAAACAGAACTGGAGAGGGGTATGTATGCATCATTCCTTGAAAAGTCTTGTTGAAGGTTCCATCGTGTAACAAGatacaaagaaatgaattttgtaatgaaataacatcTGATATTGACCGTGGCAATGGAATGAATGGAAAAACATAGCGTCCaggacacttggctcacatttggttcgtTGTGGCAGGCCAGAATGAGTGTACATACGACATTTTATAGCTTTTATTGGCCTTATCGTGTGACAATCACaatgtcaagtgcatttgaacgcATGTTGATGCATAGTCCCTCAAATACCGATTATTGGCAACTGTTTTAATGAACACACATATGTACActggtatatcaaaattagtgatacTATCTACCTACCGATGAAAAGATATATCTTGTGGTATTGTACTACATGGAACTAATGTAAGCAAAGCAGTGATATTTAAGAAAAGAGTTTACTATTGGCTTGAAGTTCTTCGGTTGGGTTTCTGTAAAACTATCAGCGGCACCGACATAAATAACGCTCTTGCTCACAGTTACTaacattttcacaaagtttacactttgCTGCTTACTATTTTTTATTTAGCATACATCATGCTAATGATAACTTCATTCAAACAATTTCCCATTTACAGTTAGCATGCACTTACACAACAAATGCAAAGGTGTAATTGCAGCGGTTCTCAAGTGTTTGCGATTCGTCCATGCAATTCAAAAATGAGATATTgaacattttgaccaaaacagcacaaatatcacaaattacaatttgcatgtttgtcacAGTTTTAACATACTCAGTTAAGTTTACCCCTAGGTACATGCAAACAAGTTTTAAAGCAATAGAACTTTCAGTTTCAGAGAGATTTATCGACCAAAAACGGCGAAATTGCGCATactacaaatataaaaatttcaccacaatttgaacaaaccgtAGTAAAGCCAAAGCTTCAATTTAAACTGGTGTGTGGATCAAAAAaatagcaatttgcaggatttacCCCTTTTCacac contains the following coding sequences:
- the LOC139124933 gene encoding uncharacterized protein — its product is MAGSMWFQRAKVVCSVGLFFCCLILLFHFQEIDLMETSRIVFSSAMTGLSPPKERSEKDSIHQNPGLENRSAEPTEQPGRVSSNLVGTKSSDMVSSYKSMSDKPDKNSIKYDWNDSDNAERKNNETSYDARKNILDEKNSEKKMTSPITVQQRVSKRRYLLIVHHDSNGPNVQYAAWRSGVAFALHFNRTVVELMFSAHGSNQKSPTIPTRHYVNDTYDIKKLQEVVDFATLDEFNHDCNHSVQTLLLNPLDDNHYSPEKYEQQKQYYNDHYHVSLPEVKHLPKTSSNRMRALENSASLECVAVHEPLFWRPPPYPKPIAEKLSNVLDKQVVLIPHIRKTAQQISEKICDGKPYAAVHWRNRTGEGCAPPSGCGDRGLRLVKNMNKTGEVAAKDIRNFVLKQNLSCVYVALPRHAKVMLKIMKDAHVPNVVSKDDIAPPKFPDVEKYKRDNYFWSLVEQEICARSHVYIASVHSSWERNVMSVRRVRNAKTVKMTDVVSWIADDIAVRR